Proteins from a single region of Eremothecium gossypii ATCC 10895 chromosome VI, complete sequence:
- a CDS encoding AFR217Wp (Syntenic homolog of Saccharomyces cerevisiae YMR124W and YLR031W) encodes MEAGLATMNGKRGGATGSAQAQLRNQLLSGQVGDAEAAVAHGADAGYGGRGASRAASLTSSVTTFFKGRRRGAGKEDDDDEDVFLGDHDMGNLSMNDLSSLRNNGGHKYGYGGGVDDMTVIPTLMPTEAKGGAGQMNNTDYRKRLTAQKKMAFNTMARQNRQPPMQGYGPPAVAGRAMSLQSYNRRPQFGPAPYGKLPQGAGVPQSPVPPQGPMQPQGPGVLPGNGWGSPMTAPPAAVNRFRGGPMAMSGPVGPRTMSLGGRGGPPKVGPPVTQPVVSGGYHGPPQRAMQPRMIGPMYAPVHQPPLGGPRSMSLQSHSRQAYSNLDALRHPRQTPAGGMPMEHAYNAPQYPNEATGRFNTTPDVSFISEHETLYETEVPEGAFAAEPDPSVGKMNVLKVSDPKKQDLQTYLEREQALLVEKEQSLKEKEEELKKLELDLAEKREQQKAEDHGHPTIEPEEKRDLSASPLPSSSADDSVIDLKPSSLLIDSLRTLDTDDDFSSAFPWMRDVPSADELEDIGSDTLESTEGSGNVASSPNQKGESDSSESNLKDKNSLFCAVARDDTYRTEDVSGYEDSSRGSPPIPNSQTPAQEASPAQSARLHKNEWQAGQQEPPSTQQTSQPQSPELTPARVTSQRQLQELSPTRETLRSQSQDPPSESDIGACRREVYSQPQPHLVSESHPLQALSESARPDTPSTDPCLHSPRSATASSQGGSSNDSHKEKKGGFAKAKSLLRKISSRKNSITSRPGSPLSNRVDTAVSSPKLSRRQSISNSVRSLQSTDPDATTTSAKEPAGRNCADTSTTLDSHGASPINKQKSYHSIFASSSLAHLPQVKENNIGFSQSQGNRNRANSHFIDRTEYMMGNGSSTISSPSQRVPPRRGSVPNNRKSVISEEIVVPNTNGKLTAPYVPLFSSGLDELEPAVMVEAVTGKKIFKTVMVSTEQLAILNANKNLMNELHIVSQELVESVARETRLEQQLLLQHKNDDSRYLSLQDFEVELRKKSAKIVELIQGLNDERLKRFIAEEQVLLSEKGVRPSNLELVYKIDQLEKKLQQRNNEIASLKERLPIR; translated from the coding sequence ATGGAAGCTGGCTTGGCGACTATGAACGGAAAACGTGGCGGGGCCACGGGCTCTGcgcaggcgcagctgcgTAACCAGCTCCTAAGCGGACAGGTGGGGGACGCGGAAGCGGCGGTTGCGCACGGGGCGGACGCGGGCTACGGAGGGCGTGGGGCCAGCAGGGCGGCGTCGCTGACGTCCTCGGTGACCACGTTCTTCAAGGGCCGGCGCCGAGGGGCGGGCAaggaggacgacgacgatgaAGACGTGTTCCTGGGGGATCACGACATGGGGAACCTGTCGATGAACGACCTGAGCAGCCTGCGCAACAACGGCGGGCACAAGTACGGGTACGGCGGTGGTGTGGACGACATGACGGTGATTCCGACGCTGATGCCCACGGAGGCGAAGGGTGGCGCGGGACAGATGAACAACACAGACTACAGGAAGCGCTTGACGGCGCAGAAAAAGATGGCGTTCAACACGATGGCGCGACAGAACCGCCAGCCCCCGATGCAGGGCTACGGGCCCCCAGCCGTGGCTGGCCGCGCCATGTCGCTGCAGTCCTACAACCGCCGTCCGCAGTTCGGGCCGGCGCCGTACGGCAAGCTGCCGCAGGGGGCGGGCGTGCCACAGAGCCCCGTTCCACCGCAGGGACCGATGCAACCGCAGGGGCCCGGCGTGCTGCCGGGGAATGGGTGGGGCTCGCCGATGACCGCGCCACCGGCGGCTGTGAACCGGTTTCGAGGCGGGCCGATGGCCATGTCTGGGCCTGTCGGGCCACGCACCATGTCGCtcggcgggcgcggcggcccACCGAAGGTGGGACCGCCTGTGACGCAGCCCGTCGTCTCGGGCGGATACCACGGGCCGCCACAGCGTGCGATGCAGCCGCGGATGATCGGGCCAATGTATGCGCCAGTGCATCAGCCTCCGTTGGGTGGGCCACGCAGTATGTCGTTGCAGAGTCATTCGCGCCAAGCATACTCGAATCTCGATGCGCTGCGCCACCCTAGACAAACGCCAGCGGGGGGGATGCCTATGGAACACGCATACAATGCGCCACAGTATCCCAATGAGGCTACAGGCCGTTTTAACACCACTCCGGACGTATCATTTATTAGCGAACATGAAACATTGTATGAAACGGAAGTCCCTGAAGGTGCCTTCGCGGCTGAACCGGACCCCAGTGTCGGTAAGATGAACGTCCTGAAGGTATCTGATCCTAAAAAGCAAGATTTACAAACTTATCTCGAGCGTGAACAAGCCTTGTTGGTGGAGAAGGAACAATCGCTCAAGGAGAaggaggaagagctgaaAAAGCTAGAGTTGGATCTCGCGGAAAAGCGAGAGCAACAAAAGGCCGAGGACCATGGCCACCCAACTATCGAACCGGAAGAAAAGCGTGATTTGTCTGCGTCGCCCCTTCCTTCATCATCTGCAGATGACTCCGTCATTGATCTAAAGCCGTCCAGCCTTTTGATCGACAGTTTGAGAACACTGGATACCGATGACGATTTCAGTAGCGCATTTCCATGGATGCGTGATGTTCCTTCTGCTGATGAGCTGGAAGATATAGGTTCGGACACTCTGGAGTCCACGGAGGGTTCGGGTAATGTGGCCAGCAGCCCAAATCAGAAAGGGGAATCCGACAGTTCCGAATCTAATTTAAAAGACAAAAATTCGCTTTTCTGTGCTGTGGCCCGTGATGACACATATCGCACGGAAGATGTATCTGGATACGAAGACTCTTCGAGAGGCTCGCCGCCGATACCAAATTCACAGACTCCTGCACAGGAGGCGTCGCCCGCCCAGTCTGCTCGGTTACATAAAAATGAGTGGCAGGCTGGTCAGCAGGAGCCGCCATCAACCCAGCAGACCTCTCAGCCCCAATCACCGGAGCTGACACCTGCTAGAGTGACTTCTCAGCGCCAGTTGCAAGAACTGTCACCTACACGCGAGACTTTACGGTCACAATCGCAAGATCCGCCGAGTGAGAGCGACATTGGTGCTTGTCGGCGCGAAGTGTATTCCCAGCCTCAGCCGCACCTGGTGTCAGAATCACATCCGCTGCAGGCCCTGTCGGAATCTGCGCGCCCAGATACTCCCTCTACTGACCCTTGTCTACATTCGCCAAGATCTGCCACAGCTTCTAGTCAGGGAGGCTCCTCAAATGACTCACATAAGGAGAAAAAGGGCGGTTTTGCAAAGGCCAAGAGTTTGTTACGCAAAATATCATCAAGGAAGAATAGCATTACTAGCAGGCCTGGCTCACCCCTATCTAACCGGGTGGACACGGCTGTCAGTAGCCCAAAACTGTCTAGGAGACAGTCCATCTCTAATAGTGTGCGGTCACTACAGAGCACCGATCCAGATGCTACAACAACGTCTGCAAAAGAGCCTGCAGGCAGAAACTGTGCAGATACGTCTACGACCCTTGATTCTCATGGGGCTAGCCCAATCAACAAACAAAAGTCATACCATTCAATCTTTGCAAGTTCGTCTTTGGCTCACCTACCACAAGTCAAGGAGAACAACATTGGTTTTAGCCAATCGCAGGGCAACCGCAACCGTGCGAACAGCCACTTCATCGATCGCACAGAGTATATGATGGGAAACGGTTCATCAACTATCAGTAGCCCCTCGCAACGTGTACCGCCAAGACGTGGATCCGTCCCGAATAATAGAAAGTCTGTCATCTCGGAAGAGATAGTCGTACCAAATACCAATGGCAAGCTTACTGCGCCATACGTTCCGCTGTTTTCGTCCGGTTTGGATGAGCTAGAACCAGCTGTCATGGTAGAAGCCGTCACGGGCAAAAAGATCTTCAAGACTGTCATGGTCTCTACAGAGCAACTGGCGATTCTGAACGCTAACAAAAACCTCATGAACGAGCTGCACATAGTATCGCAAGAACTGGTTGAGTCTGTCGCTCGTGAAACTCGCTTGGaacagcagctgcttctACAGCACAAGAACGACGACTCGCGTTATCTCTCCCTACAGGATTTCGAGGTCGAGCTGCGTAAGAAATCGGCCAAAATTGTCGAATTAATACAGGGACTAAATGACGAACGCCTCAAGCGCTTCATTGCGGAAGAGCAAGTGCTACTAAGCGAAAAAGGTGTGAGGCCCAGTAATCTCGAGTTGGTCTACAAAATAGACCAGCTTGAGAAAAAACTTCAGCAGAGGAACAACGAGATAGCCTCGCTCAAGGAGAGGCTGCCCATCAGATGA
- the DLT1 gene encoding Dlt1p (Syntenic homolog of Saccharomyces cerevisiae YMR126C (DLT1)): protein MGAVNIPTWARHSFATVLILLLLAFSLILPVDVIRRVSQMPHEILNTAIIVGAAITLLITFTSLSFGRLLVHRSCMQDIPKRYVPITERDLPNTRIRGEIYHKLEHCKQLAHDFSTPETRVVHAGLEPPAHVDHCGDDMLPPLLDYQACVKIIADRFKFQGILLNKYMLEPKLGMTFAAQLRRTVSENDCVDRNQLEEFITLYETIRYSGHPVTRGKFIRFMELCLLLVDFSLLTHRVDTPPSGEPSSTTDSATNFNAHVLYSRTEESISQSSA from the coding sequence ATGGGAGCTGTCAATATTCCCACATGGGCACGACATAGCTTTGCAACGGTACTTATACTGCTTCTGTTAGCCTTTTCGTTGATTTTACCGGTAGATGTAATAAGGAGGGTATCACAGATGCCGCATGAAATATTGAATACAGCTATTATTGTGGGTGCAGCTATCACGCTACTAATAACGTTTACTTCATTGAGCTTTGGAAGATTACTGGTCCATCGATCATGCATGCAGGATATCCCAAAACGGTACGTGCCAATTACAGAACGCGACCTGCCAAATACACGGATCCGTGGAGAAATATATCATAAACTTGAACACTGTAAGCAACTTGCTCATGATTTTTCTACACCTGAGACGAGGGTTGTGCATGCGGGACTGGAGCCACCCGCGCATGTCGATCACTGCGGGGATGACATGCTGCCACCGCTACTGGACTATCAAGCATGCGTTAAGATCATTGCTGATAGGTTCAAGTTTCAAGGAATACTACTCAACAAATATATGCTAGAACCGAAGTTGGGCATGACATTCGCCGCGCAGCTTCGAAGGACTGTATCAGAAAACGATTGCGTAGATCGCAACCAATTAGAGGAATTCATTACCTTATATGAAACTATCCGATATAGTGGCCATCCTGTAACTAGAGGTAAGTTTATCCGATTTATGGAATTATGCCTGCTCTTGGTCGACTTTTCCTTACTGACACATAGAGTTGACACACCACCTTCTGGCGAGCCAAGTTCCACGACGGACTCTGCTACGAATTTTAATGCCCATGTGCTTTATTCACGCACGGAGGAATCCATATCTCAGTCCAGCGCATAA
- the RAD5 gene encoding DNA helicase RAD5 (Syntenic homolog of Saccharomyces cerevisiae YLR032W (RAD5)), translated as MQRTGDGERPRFFQQDLDVIPDDKGSDLFIQTAEGPDGHVDDEVIEDKTRFITNLKEVLGALPDDILEGYWNSYGASKDGLSKAIQQHFEGKETKGCSDAHDDLNTETQNSQNTIVNGHVSNQIKRASEGGLPILKRKKQLCCWRRFLGSTQVNAMATRPTAQPLKYGSELLIRRTSGQPNNSGLRSRKKPGFSQYVRFCDATSSRELGRLPEDISEILHTLLQTPGVEFKATMIFCNSKRLSVGDLFVVRLDCFVTSLLFDPALPGKAEDEQFQQRNRALMLLFKNLNMTPLAEGADLVPEKPEFYDLEEDESITDATVNSPTASDDYMDLNQLRNFYRSTQESASIFKLRETTPPVDKFQLELRRYQKQGLTWMLLREREHAILEPGSQDALADGPMDPMWRMFKWPRDTSWDVSRGTTYVSLEADIPDKFYANLHTGEFSLVKPISKSILKGGILADEMGLGKTISILALITMVPSDTKHLLTTAQEKPPVGHLSLELGISTVKPYTASTTLIVVPMSLLPQWRNEFVRVNDGNGLYCEVYYAGNVSNLRTLLVKQKSPPSVVLTTYGVVQTEWSKLQQFDYEASNEGLFSVEFFRIILDEGHNIRNRTTKTSKAVMALTSRRKWVLTGTPIMNRLDDLFSLIKFMNFEPWCKIDYWRQFVSDPFEKKDYSSALEVIQAVMGPILLRRTKNMKDEDGNPLVQLPPKEVVIEMIRFSDTEAGLYKYFLSKAEHSVKESLARGDLLKKYSTILLHILRLRQVCCHFKLLGSQDENDEDLKNMKLINDIPDISTLLGEDSQSPGSSSEGMPDFIEDFKTKYPNSDALKDLECSICTCEAISPLTSVVFTRCGHPFCESCLLEYIQFQNKKGSETICPNCRAAVESRYLLKLEDINGKLEPVPYSNTKKSSKIVALIRHLKHLQDTSANEQVVVFSQFSSYLDILENELRQSFASDICEIYKFDGRLDLKERSNVLAKFTEKSLVKMKVLLLSLKAGGVGLNLTCASHAFIMDPWWSPGMEDQAMDRIHRIGQSNTVKIYRFIVENSIEEKMLRIQEKKRSLGEFVDADEEERRRSRIEEIKMLFA; from the coding sequence ATGCAACGAACTGGTGATGGTGAAAGGCCACGGTTCTTCCAGCAGGATTTAGATGTAATACCTGACGATAAAGGTTCTGACCTATTCATACAAACAGCAGAAGGCCCGGATGGCCATGTGGATGACGAAGTCATCGAAGACAAAACACGTTTTATAACAAACTTAAAGGAAGTCCTGGGAGCTCTACCCGATGATATACTTGAAGGCTACTGGAACAGCTATGGTGCTTCAAAGGATGGTCTCAGCAAGGCTATACAACAACACTTCGAGGGTAAAGAAACTAAAGGATGCTCAGATGCTCACGACGACTTAAATACAGAAACGCAGAATTCCCAAAATACCATAGTGAATGGGCATGTCTCGAATCAAATCAAACGTGCGAGCGAAGGGGGTCTCCCCATTTTGAAACGGAAGAAGCAGCTTTGTTGTTGGCGGCGATTCTTAGGATCTACTCAAGTGAACGCTATGGCCACGCGCCCTACTGCACAGCCTTTGAAATATGGCTCTGAGTTACTTATCAGGCGCACCAGTGGTCAGCCGAATAACAGTGGCCTCAGGAGCCGCAAGAAGCCCGGATTCTCGCAGTATGTAAGATTCTGTGATGCGACCTCCTCCCGTGAATTGGGAAGGCTTCCGGAAGATATATCTGAAATACTGCATACGCTGTTGCAAACCCCTGGAGTTGAATTTAAGGCTACTATGATATTTTGCAATAGTAAGAGACTGAGTGTCGGTGATTTATTTGTGGTTCGTCTTGATTGCTTTGTCACATCATTACTCTTTGATCCAGCACTGCCCGGGAAAGCAGAAGATGAGCAGTTTCAACAACGAAACCGAGCACTAATGCTGCTTTTTAAGAATTTGAATATGACGCCTTTAGCTGAAGGTGCTGATTTGGTACCAGAAAAGCCCGAATTTTACGATCTTGAAGAGGATGAATCAATCACAGATGCTACTGTAAATAGTCCCACAGCATCTGATGATTATATGGATTTGAACCAACTGCGTAACTTCTATCGAAGCACTCAAGAATCTGCATCAATCTTTAAGCTGCGGGAAACAACACCTCCTGTTGACAAATTTCAATTGGAACTACGTCGCTACCAAAAGCAAGGTCTTACCTGGATGCTTCTTCGAGAACGTGAGCATGCAATATTAGAACCAGGGTCTCAAGATGCCTTGGCTGATGGACCAATGGATCCCATGTGGAGAATGTTTAAATGGCCTCGTGACACATCTTGGGATGTGTCACGAGGAACTACATATGTCTCCCTCGAAGCTGATATTCCAGATAAATTTTATGCCAACCTGCATACAGGTGAGTTTTCCCTCGTGAAGCCAATCTCTAAATCAATATTGAAGGGCGGTATATTAGCAGATGAGATGGGACTTGGTAAAACTATTTCTATTCTAGCTCTTATTACCATGGTACCTTCTGATACTAAACATTTATTAACAACAGCTCAGGAGAAACCGCCTGTTGGGCACCTAAGTTTGGAATTAGGCATCAGCACCGTAAAGCCATATACAGCTAGCACTACCCTGATAGTTGTGCCTATGTCTCTTCTTCCTCAATGGCGTAATGAATTTGTGAGAGTAAACGATGGGAATGGTTTATATTGTGAGGTATATTACGCAGGCAATGTTAGTAACTTGAGGACCTTGCTAGTAAAGCAAAAATCACCCCCTTCTGTGGTTCTCACAACATATGGTGTGGTACAGACTGAATGGTCTAAGCTACAACAATTTGATTATGAGGCATCGAACGAAGGTCTATTTTCTGTTGAATTTTTCCGTATTATACTTGATGAAGGTCATAATATAAGGAATAGGACGACAAAAACTTCAAAAGCGGTTATGGCGCTAACTTCCAGGCGTAAATGGGTCTTAACTGGAACACCGATAATGAATAGGCTAGATGACCTTTTCAGCCTTATCAAGTTCATGAATTTTGAACCATGGTGCAAAATTGATTATTGGAGACAGTTTGTCTCCGACCCTTTCGAAAAGAAAGATTACAGCTCTGCGCTTGAGGTTATTCAAGCAGTAATGGGCCCAATTTTGTTAAGACGGACAAAGAATATGAAAGACGAAGATGGAAACCCTCTTGTTCAGCTTCCACCGAAAGAAGTCGTTATAGAGATGATTCGATTCAGTGACACAGAAGCTGGATTATACAAATACTTTCTGTCCAAAGCCGAGCATTCCGTCAAGGAAAGTCTGGCTCGCGGCGATTTACTTAAGAAATACTCCACTATTTTGCTCCATATCTTGAGACTACGCCAGGTGTGCTGTCATTTCAAACTTCTGGGCAGTCAGGATGAAAATGATGAGGACTTGAAGAACATGAAATTAATTAATGATATACCAGATATATCTACATTATTGGGTGAGGATTCACAGTCTCCAGGCAGTTCCAGTGAAGGTATGCCCGATTTCATTGAAGATTTTAAGACCAAATATCCAAATAGCGATGCCCTCAAAGATTTGGAATGTTCCATTTGCACCTGTGAAGCCATTTCTCCATTAACTTCGGTGGTATTTACACGCTGTGGTCATCCATTCTGTGAGTCATGTTTATTGGAATACATTCAATTCCAGAATAAGAAAGGTAGTGAGACCATCTGTCCCAATTGTAGGGCGGCAGTGGAAAGCAGGTATTTATTGAAGCTAGAAGACATCAATGGCAAATTGGAGCCCGTGCCGTATAGTAATACCAAGAAATCATCCAAGATTGTAGCACTAATCAGGCATTTGAAGCATCTACAAGATACGTCTGCGAACGAACAGGTCGTTGTGTTTTCCCAATTTTCATCGTATCTGGACATACTAGAGAATGAGCTAAGACAATCATTTGCGTCCGATATATGTGAAATCTACAAATTTGATGGTCGTCTGGATTTGAAAGAAAGATCTAATGTTTTGGCCAAATTCACGGAAAAGAGTTTGGTAAAGATGAAAGTTCTTCTCTTATCCTTAAAAGCCGGCGGAGTTGGTTTAAACCTCACTTGCGCCTCGCATGCATTTATCATGGATCCGTGGTGGTCTCCAGGTATGGAAGATCAGGCTATGGATAGAATTCATAGGATAGGTCAGTCCAACACTGTCAAAATATACCGTTTTATTGTCGAAAATAGTATAGAGGAAAAGATGCTGCGTATTCAGGAGAAGAAGAGATCACTTGGTGAATTTGTTGATGCAGATGAAGAGGAAAGAAGACGTAGCAGGATTGAAGAAATCAAAATGTTGTTTGCATGA
- the STO1 gene encoding Sto1p (Syntenic homolog of Saccharomyces cerevisiae YMR125W (STO1); 1-intron) encodes MSGMKRRYDYEEEDGYRDFRPRYSKRQRLPPVVQLCKDMLPDIRTIGESVKAFEEDIKFLSEAIINEFGNDEYFNNALLSTFNALILEQPHKQPAIALLTIVVNSGNPAAGKSVINYFYEKLQHLLDMTVVDDFEVTSNETGPWNKIKLTLRFLSLLSPVITLTELTNVYQRLFELAVQLNRSSDANTRNPLSEAIYTNTLLNIPYLFFFNKEDETLRTNVEDLIQYAESNYEVKTVDLSLTKEYNKNLPYEPVQWVQIVLSNVKNALANDMEELKNLFPDYQNLLPTSIEQQMFNDPLTIPEFEKLLPFSGLDKGLGSVDSMWKTPRTAFQVYLPNVVGDFSTVVPITTYTGMLFDDIIVDIVESLEFNRHEVARQVVTLDLYFKPGIFTEPGLSIAQLLVQHNEMPELSTYKIEDLAIENILGLIFKLPTVTQSFAYFYTLLVEICQNSPKAIAPVFGRAFRLFYNNLDNMDHELKMRYLDWFSIQMSNFNFSWKWNEWEQDSIAFSKSFYNPKITFAKNLIRKELRLTSNRPDVEDSLTPEFKQYLDASYISKDQLASYYQSFFEGFSFDPEVIKDNDLLFKNEVFPFHEKVQLILDYIHKQPLEKNISELESLLEDIKSAHGDKIPDFNRFTVTLLIQALVYSGNRSLSHANKYISDAKSDLVTILEKMEVPPEVKEQWIIEAVIRYWNCNSQNGFLIVDSFKHSELVTAKSILTFSLTDLNGQNLGLVDATSIESTFRTLTELALQQASDISVFEFVFERLLEIINDTVSQLGTNEEIVAPSVDNETMLDVDELARLDLIWKYESAVGFIKSILRKYSDEYSVLLDKFSAGLEQAVPHEPTRKQLDQWFNEIREL; translated from the exons ATGTCCGGCATGAAGCGAAGATATG ACTacgaagaagaagatgGCTACCGTGACTTTCGGCCACGCTACTCGAAGCGGCAAAGACTGCCACCTGTGGTCCAGCTTTGCAAAGATATGCTACCCGACATCAGAACGATCGGTGAGTCGGTCAAGGCCTTCGAGGAGGATATTAAATTTCTAAGCGAAGCTATTATCAACGAATTCGGCAACGACGAATACTTCAACAACGCTCTTCTGTCCACATTCAACGCGCTAATCTTAGAGCAGCCCCATAAACAGCCAGCGATTGCGCTTTTGACCATAGTGGTCAACTCAGGTAACCCAGCTGCCGGGAAAAGCGTGATAAACTACTTTTATGAAAAGCTACAACACTTGCTCGATATGACTGTTGTAGATGACTTCGAGGTCACATCAAATGAAACAGGGCCATGGAACAAGATAAAACTAACACTAAGATTTCTTTCCTTGTTATCCCCAGTGATTACGTTAACGGAGCTTACCAACGTATATCAGCGGTTATTCGAACTAGCTGTGCAGTTGAACAGGAGCAGCGATGCTAACACAAGGAACCCGCTTTCAGAAGCTATTTATACCAACACTTTGTTGAATATTCCTTATTTGTTTTTCTTCAACAAGGAAGATGAAACGTTGAGAACAAATGTGGAAGATTTGATTCAATATGCCGAGTCAAACTATGAGGTGAAGACCGTTGACCTATCTCTCACCAAAGAATACAACAAAAACTTACCCTATGAGCCTGTTCAATGGGTTCAGATTGTCTTATCCAACGTCAAGAACGCTTTGGCCAACGATATGGAGGAGCTAAAGAACTTATTCCCAGACTATCAAAATTTACTTCCTACGTCCATAGAACAGCAAATGTTCAACGATCCTTTAACTATTCCTGAGTTCGAGAAATTATTGCCATTCAGCGGTTTAGATAAGGGATTGGGATCGGTGGACAGTATGTGGAAGACCCCAAGAACAGCATTCCAAGTATATTTACCCAATGTTGTTGGTGATTTCTCCACTGTTGTTCCGATTACCACCTATACAGGAATGTTATTCGATGATATTATTGTTGACATCGTTGAAAGCTTGGAATTCAACAGACATGAAGTTGCACGGCAGGTGGTAACATTGGATTTATACTTCAAACCCGGTATCTTCACGGAACCAGGGTTATCCATTGCGCAATTGTTAGTACAACACAATGAAATGCCCGAACTGTCAACCTACAAAATCGAAGATTTGGCTATTGAAAATATTTTGGGGTTGATTTTCAAGTTACCCACCGTTACGCAATCCTTCGCGTACTTTTACACGCTATTGGTGGAAATCTGCCAAAACTCACCAAAAGCAATTGCTCCAGTATTCGGGAGAGCTTTCAGATTATTCTATAACAATTTGGACAACATGGATCATGAATTGAAAATGAGATACTTGGATTGGTTCTCTATTCAAATGAGTAATTTCAATTTCTCATGGAAGTGGAATGAATGGGAGCAGGATTCAATCGCCTTTTCTAAATCTTTCTACAACCCGAAGATTACATTTGCCAAAAACTTGATCAGAAAGGAACTACGGTTGACATCTAACCGGCCTGATGTTGAAGATAGTTTGACCCCTGAATTCAAACAATATTTGGATGCTTCCTATATTTCTAAAGACCAGTTAGCATCGTACTATCAATCTTTCTTTGAGGGTTTCAGCTTTGATCCTGAGGTCATAAAGGATAATGATTTGTTGTTTAAGAACGAGGTTTTCCCCTTCCACGAGAAGGTACAACTTATTTTGGATTATATTCACAAACAACCGTTAGAAAAGAATATATCAGAATTAGAATCATTATTGGAGGATATCAAATCTGCTCATGGCGATAAGATTCCCGACTTTAATAGATTTACGGTGACGCTATTGATCCAGGCTTTGGTTTACTCTGGTAACAGGTCCTTGTCGCATGCGAATAAGTATATCTCAGACGCGAAATCCGATCTAGTTACTATCTTGGAGAAAATGGAAGTCCCTCCAGAAGTTAAAGAGCAGTGGATTATCGAAGCCGTTATCAGATACTGGAACTGTAACTCTCAGAATGGTTTCTTAATTGTTGACTCTTTTAAACATAGCGAATTGGTCACTGCAAAGTCCATTTTGACCTTCTCGTTGACCGACCTGAATGGGCAGAATTTGGGGTTGGTGGATGCAACTTCGATAGAATCCACATTTAGGACATTAACAGAGCTAGCCCTACAACAAGCCAGTGATATCAGTGTGTTTGAATTTGTATTCGAGCGTTTGTTGGAGATTATAAACGACACTGTTTCCCAACTAGGTACGAATGAGGAGATAGTGGCACCAAGTGTTGATAATGAGACAATGCTCGATGTGGATGAATTGGCTCGCCTAGACCTAATTTGGAAGTATGAAAGCGCAGTTGGCTTCATCAAGAGTATCCTAAGAAAGTACTCTGATGAGTATTCTGTACTGTTGGACAAATTCAGCGCAGGTCTTGAGCAGGCTGTGCCGCATGAACCAACCAGAAAGCAATTGGATCAGTGGTTTAATGAAATTCGCGAGTTATGA
- the SAS2 gene encoding histone acetyltransferase (Syntenic homolog of Saccharomyces cerevisiae YMR127C (SAS2)) — protein sequence MKSSSSPSDEGDLYGILDKPNIKQVQFGLGKRFKTWYGSAVYFARDKRTLGYKAKNVGMCDRSMDESTEGGFWLDELFVCEYCFKYYDRPDELVGHVKSCRYKLRLPGRIKYMSPEYTIRKVKGKKHELFCQCMCLFTKLFLDNKSVYFRMTSYEFYILYNTEGREPLGFFSKDLYSYNRNNLACILVFPPYQRRNLGTLLIDFSYRLSRNEGIVSGPEFPLSPFGLIGYLKYWSFAIVWHLTEGELSNLHKVSLNVISEVTGIRVSDVIITLKHLQCLTENNEILLPVIRRWAKELKVDRGFMIQEQYLLLND from the coding sequence ATGAAGTCATCAAGTAGTCCCAGTGATGAAGGCGACCTATATGGCATTTTGGACAAGCCCAATATCAAGCAGGTGCAATTCGGGCTAGGTAAACGGTTCAAGACATGGTATGGAAGCGCGGTATACTTTGCACGGGACAAGCGAACCCTAGGTTACAAGGCCAAAAATGTGGGAATGTGCGACCGGTCTATGGATGAGAGTACAGAAGGAGGGTTCTGGCTCGATGAACTATTTGTTTGCGAGTATTGCTTCAAGTACTACGATCGGCCAGATGAGTTGGTTGGGCATGTGAAGAGCTGCCGGTACAAGCTTCGACTACCAGGTCGAATCAAATACATGAGCCCTGAGTATACCATTCGGAAGGTTAAAGGAAAGAAGCACGAGCTGTTCTGCCAGTGCATGTGCTTATTCACGAAATTATTTCTCGATAACAAGTCCGTGTACTTCAGAATGACCAGCTATGAGTTCTATATCCTATACAATACTGAGGGCCGCGAGCCTCTGGGCTTTTTTTCCAAAGACTTGTATTCATACAATCGGAATAATTTGGCTTGCATTCTGGTATTTCCTCCTTACCAGCGGCGAAACCTTGGAACTTTGCTGATAGATTTTTCGTACCGGCTATCGAGAAATGAAGGCATAGTATCAGGGCCTGAATTTCCATTGTCACCTTTTGGATTGATTGGGTATCTAAAGTACTGGTCATTTGCTATAGTATGGCATCTAACCGAGGGTGAACTGTCTAACTTGCACAAAGTTAGTTTAAACGTCATCTCTGAAGTAACTGGTATCCGGGTCTCCGACGTGATCATAACATTGAAGCATCTACAATGTCTCACAGAAAATAACGAAATTCTGCTCCCCGTTATTAGAAGGTGGGCGAAGGAGCTGAAAGTTGACAGGGGGTTTATGATACAAGAACAATATCTCTTATTGAACGATTAA